From Deltaproteobacteria bacterium HGW-Deltaproteobacteria-18, the proteins below share one genomic window:
- a CDS encoding YraN family protein, with protein MAARHLITGKAGEELAAAFLAEKGFRIVERNFSCTCGEIDLICEDAGTLVFVEVKTRSRAVHGEPGEAIGSAKKKRLIKAGTLYLSRHRSWSRPCRFDLVSILFLHGETVVEHWEDIIDVRDALDRGHTPWQPW; from the coding sequence GTGGCTGCCCGGCATCTGATCACGGGTAAGGCCGGGGAAGAACTGGCTGCCGCGTTTTTGGCTGAAAAGGGATTCAGGATCGTTGAACGCAATTTCAGCTGCACGTGCGGCGAGATCGATCTGATTTGCGAAGACGCCGGGACGCTCGTTTTTGTCGAGGTCAAGACCCGCTCCAGGGCTGTGCATGGCGAGCCCGGCGAAGCCATCGGATCGGCCAAAAAGAAGCGCCTGATCAAGGCGGGGACGTTATATCTGAGTCGCCATCGGTCTTGGAGCAGACCATGCCGCTTCGATCTGGTCAGCATACTTTTTCTGCACGGGGAAACGGTCGTCGAACACTGGGAGGATATCATCGATGTACGGGACGCTCTGGATCGTGGCCACACCCCTTGGCAACCTTGGTGA
- a CDS encoding ribonuclease HII: MFSPKGCTQFAGQIQAGIDEAGRGCLAGPVVAGAVILPSDFDLPGLTDSKKLSSRRRAVLAQAIKAQAVSWALGFSWPGEIDRINILQATLAAMARALDALKVCPDMVLVDGNQRFPSSLPQKTVVGGDVLHPCISAASILAKTFRDDLLLCMDQRYPGYGFAVHKGYGTKTHLDALRRLGPSPTHRVSFRGVVPTPREAQLWLPGI, translated from the coding sequence TTGTTCAGCCCCAAAGGCTGCACTCAGTTTGCGGGTCAGATTCAGGCCGGCATCGATGAAGCCGGACGCGGCTGTCTTGCCGGTCCGGTTGTTGCGGGGGCGGTCATATTGCCTTCGGATTTCGACCTTCCGGGCCTGACCGATTCCAAAAAGCTCTCCTCGCGACGTCGCGCGGTGCTTGCACAAGCCATCAAGGCCCAGGCAGTGTCCTGGGCCTTAGGTTTTTCCTGGCCCGGCGAAATCGACCGCATCAATATCCTGCAGGCCACCCTGGCCGCCATGGCCCGCGCCCTGGATGCCCTCAAGGTTTGTCCTGACATGGTCCTGGTGGATGGCAACCAGCGTTTCCCCTCTTCCTTGCCCCAAAAGACGGTGGTCGGCGGCGACGTCCTGCACCCCTGCATTTCTGCGGCCTCAATTCTGGCCAAGACCTTTCGGGACGATCTTTTGCTGTGCATGGACCAGCGCTATCCGGGCTACGGCTTCGCCGTGCACAAAGGGTACGGCACCAAGACGCACCTTGATGCGCTGCGCAGGCTCGGTCCAAGCCCGACGCACAGGGTCAGTTTTCGCGGCGTCGTGCCGACGCCGCGGGAGGCGCAGCTGTGGCTGCCCGGCATCTGA
- a CDS encoding 50S ribosomal protein L19: MNIIQKIENEHLRADHPRFRAGDTVKVHTRIIEGEKERIQVFQGVVLRLKKGTTDSTFIVRKVSDGVGVERIFPLHAPTIDRIEVISEGVVRQSRIYYLRSLRGKAARIKTKNAW; this comes from the coding sequence ATGAACATCATCCAGAAGATTGAAAACGAGCACCTGCGTGCCGACCATCCCCGCTTCCGCGCCGGTGACACGGTCAAGGTGCATACCCGCATCATCGAAGGCGAAAAAGAACGCATCCAGGTTTTCCAGGGCGTGGTTCTGCGTTTGAAGAAGGGCACCACCGACAGCACGTTCATCGTGCGCAAGGTTTCCGATGGCGTCGGCGTGGAACGCATCTTCCCCCTGCATGCCCCGACCATCGACCGCATCGAAGTCATTTCCGAAGGCGTGGTTCGTCAGAGCCGCATCTACTACCTGCGTAGCCTCAGGGGCAAAGCTGCCCGCATCAAGACCAAGAACGCCTGGTAG
- a CDS encoding tRNA (guanosine(37)-N1)-methyltransferase TrmD: MRFSVITIFPEFFDSPLSCGLLSKAREKGLIEFSFINPRDHSTDRHHNVDDRPYGGGPGMVMAVDPILRALGTLGPKARVLMLSPKGRPLTQALARELAVEEELALLCGRYEGIDARLEELSEIEPVSVGDFVLNGGETGALCLIEAVSRLVPEFMGKDESADEESFSSGLLEYPHYTRPEQYEGLKVPEVLSSGHHGRITAWRREKSLETTLALRPDILAQAELSDEDIGYLKGLERTRPGRNLFVALVHYPVENKSGQTITTSLTNLDLHDIARVSCTYGLGGYFVCTPVADQQDLARTLIGHWREGYGLKANPDRGTALGRVRVVGLLDEAIAEITDCTGVRPKVVATSAKAGNMTCAQVSRMLQKEPVLLVLGTGHGLQRDVLAGADGMLRAIRFMDRYNHLSVRSAASIMVDRLLGDIG, encoded by the coding sequence ATGCGATTTTCCGTCATCACCATTTTTCCCGAATTTTTCGACTCCCCCCTTTCCTGCGGACTCCTGTCCAAGGCCAGGGAAAAGGGGCTGATAGAGTTTTCGTTCATCAATCCGCGCGACCATTCCACGGACAGGCATCACAATGTCGATGACCGTCCCTACGGGGGGGGGCCGGGTATGGTCATGGCCGTTGATCCGATCCTCCGCGCGCTTGGAACCCTGGGACCAAAGGCCCGGGTGCTCATGCTCAGCCCCAAGGGACGTCCCCTGACTCAGGCCTTGGCCCGGGAGCTGGCCGTGGAGGAAGAGCTCGCGCTGTTGTGTGGGCGTTATGAAGGCATTGATGCCCGGCTCGAAGAGCTTAGTGAGATCGAACCGGTCAGCGTGGGCGATTTTGTCCTGAACGGCGGCGAGACAGGAGCCCTGTGTCTGATCGAGGCCGTGAGCCGACTCGTCCCCGAGTTCATGGGCAAAGACGAGAGCGCTGACGAGGAAAGTTTCAGTTCCGGCTTGCTTGAATATCCTCACTACACAAGGCCCGAACAGTACGAAGGCCTGAAAGTGCCGGAGGTTCTGTCTTCGGGGCATCACGGGCGCATCACTGCCTGGCGGCGGGAAAAGAGTCTGGAGACGACCCTGGCCTTGCGCCCGGACATTCTTGCCCAGGCGGAGCTCAGTGATGAAGATATCGGGTACCTGAAAGGGCTCGAGCGGACACGGCCGGGGCGGAATCTTTTCGTGGCGCTGGTCCATTACCCGGTTGAAAATAAATCGGGTCAGACCATCACTACGTCTTTGACAAACCTTGACCTCCACGATATTGCACGCGTTTCGTGTACCTATGGGCTTGGCGGATATTTTGTCTGCACCCCGGTCGCGGATCAGCAGGACCTTGCCCGCACCCTTATCGGCCATTGGCGCGAGGGGTACGGGCTCAAGGCAAATCCGGATCGTGGCACTGCCCTGGGCCGGGTCCGGGTGGTCGGCCTGCTGGACGAGGCCATCGCGGAAATCACGGATTGCACGGGCGTGCGTCCCAAGGTCGTGGCCACCAGTGCCAAGGCTGGAAACATGACCTGCGCCCAGGTGTCCCGGATGCTTCAGAAGGAGCCTGTTCTTCTGGTCCTGGGCACCGGACACGGTTTGCAGCGCGACGTTCTGGCAGGGGCCGACGGCATGTTGCGGGCCATACGTTTTATGGATAGGTACAACCACCTTTCCGTCCGTTCCGCGGCTTCCATCATGGTGGACCGCCTGCTGGGCGATATCGGATAA
- the rimM gene encoding 16S rRNA processing protein RimM — translation MPRKIWARSSASRGARPGPCAPSWARLQPKSGNVQSWKFWSNVSEEKLDPVKLVELGRVQKPHGLRGELCIEPYADSPFIFEGLTRVYLRLPGKKPKPCILEGWRAHQGRALITVDRSQGRDQAEAWRGADVLARERDLPPLDDDEFRPEDLIGLPVMHVNGSRIGLLEDIRDVAGQELWFIHDEDGNEIMLPAVDEFIRGIDLDAGVILVDPPDGLLELYQQS, via the coding sequence TTGCCAAGGAAGATCTGGGCAAGGTCATCGGCAAGCAGGGGCGCACGGCCCGGGCCATGCGCACCATCTTGGGCGCGGCTTCAACCAAAATCAGGAAACGTTCAGTCCTGGAAATTCTGGAGTAACGTGTCCGAAGAGAAGTTGGACCCGGTAAAGCTCGTGGAACTGGGTCGGGTTCAGAAACCACATGGCCTCAGGGGGGAGCTCTGCATCGAACCATATGCAGACTCCCCTTTCATCTTTGAGGGTTTGACCCGCGTCTACCTGCGCCTACCGGGCAAAAAGCCCAAGCCGTGCATCCTGGAAGGATGGCGAGCGCACCAGGGGCGCGCCTTGATCACGGTTGACCGTTCTCAGGGGCGGGACCAGGCGGAGGCGTGGCGCGGTGCCGACGTGCTGGCGCGGGAACGCGACCTGCCGCCGCTGGACGATGACGAGTTTCGCCCCGAAGATCTGATCGGCCTGCCGGTAATGCATGTGAACGGCTCCCGCATCGGCCTTCTGGAAGACATCCGGGACGTGGCCGGTCAGGAGCTGTGGTTCATCCACGACGAGGACGGCAACGAGATCATGCTTCCGGCCGTGGACGAGTTCATCCGGGGTATTGACCTCGACGCCGGAGTCATCCTGGTGGACCCCCCGGACGGCCTGCTCGAATTGTATCAACAGTCATGA
- a CDS encoding KH domain-containing protein, with translation MLKDLIEFIAKSLVDNPDSVSVTEIEGEQTSVIELKVAKEDLGKVIGKQGRTARAMRTILGAASTKIRKRSVLEILE, from the coding sequence ATGCTCAAGGATTTGATCGAATTCATTGCCAAGTCTCTGGTAGACAATCCGGACAGTGTCTCGGTGACTGAAATCGAGGGAGAGCAGACCTCCGTCATTGAGCTCAAGGTTGCCAAGGAAGATCTGGGCAAGGTCATCGGCAAGCAGGGGCGCACGGCCCGGGCCATGCGCACCATCTTGGGCGCGGCTTCAACCAAAATCAGGAAACGTTCAGTCCTGGAAATTCTGGAGTAA
- a CDS encoding 30S ribosomal protein S16, which yields MALKLRLTRMGSKKKPFYRIVAVDSASRRDGRALDYVGYYNPMTEPAEIKFDQDKVKNWIELGAQPTDTVRSLLKKSGFSK from the coding sequence ATGGCTTTGAAACTCAGACTGACCCGCATGGGCTCCAAGAAGAAACCGTTTTACCGCATCGTGGCAGTGGATTCCGCTTCCCGCCGTGACGGCCGGGCCCTTGATTATGTGGGCTATTACAACCCCATGACCGAACCCGCCGAGATCAAATTTGATCAGGACAAGGTCAAAAACTGGATCGAACTTGGTGCGCAGCCCACGGATACGGTTCGCTCCTTGCTAAAGAAGTCTGGATTCAGTAAATAG
- a CDS encoding signal recognition particle protein → MFDSLSDRLESVFKKLRGHGRLDESNIQDGLREVRLALLEADVNFKVVKDFVEKVKVRALGQDVLGSLTPGQQVIKIVHEELIELLGGENCALNLQGKPPYVIMMSGLQGSGKTTSAAKLALFLRRQKYAPYLVPADVYRPAAIDQLTKLGAELGVPVYPSTVDMNPVDICVDAMRDAELKGCSVILIDTAGRLHIDELLMQELVGIKEKCRPQEILFVADAMTGQDAVTVAEKFNEVLDITGVVLTKMDGDARGGAALSIKSITGKPLKFVGMGERLSELEVFHPDRIASRILGMGDVLTLIEKAQSTIDSKEAEALERKFKKAEFDLEDFRTQMRRIKKLGSLEGIMKLIPGMGQIRKQLQDVQMPEKELGKVEAMISSMTMAERHEPKIINPSRKQRIAKGSGVTVTEVNQLLKNFEQMQKMMKKMAGGKMPSMPQGGRMPGMPGMPGMGAMPGGMPGMPGGMPSGGGGRTAAEAAKLKEKRKKAKKQRRKK, encoded by the coding sequence ATGTTCGATAGCTTGTCCGACCGACTTGAATCGGTCTTTAAAAAACTGCGCGGCCACGGCCGCCTCGATGAAAGCAACATCCAGGATGGCTTGCGCGAAGTGCGTCTGGCCCTCCTGGAAGCCGACGTCAATTTCAAGGTCGTCAAGGACTTTGTCGAAAAGGTTAAGGTTCGCGCTCTTGGACAGGATGTCCTCGGCAGCCTGACCCCTGGCCAGCAGGTCATCAAGATCGTTCACGAAGAGCTGATCGAACTCCTGGGCGGTGAGAATTGCGCGCTGAACCTACAGGGCAAGCCGCCCTACGTGATCATGATGTCCGGCCTGCAGGGTTCGGGCAAAACCACGTCGGCGGCCAAGCTGGCCCTGTTCCTGCGCCGCCAGAAGTATGCTCCGTATCTGGTCCCTGCCGACGTCTATCGTCCGGCGGCCATTGATCAGCTGACGAAGCTCGGAGCTGAGCTGGGCGTGCCGGTCTATCCTTCCACCGTGGACATGAATCCGGTGGACATCTGTGTTGACGCCATGCGCGACGCAGAACTCAAGGGCTGCTCCGTGATCCTCATCGATACGGCGGGCCGCCTGCATATTGATGAATTGCTCATGCAGGAGCTGGTCGGCATCAAGGAAAAATGCCGTCCGCAGGAAATTTTGTTCGTGGCCGACGCCATGACCGGCCAGGATGCGGTCACCGTTGCCGAGAAATTCAACGAAGTTCTGGACATCACCGGTGTTGTGCTGACCAAGATGGACGGCGATGCCCGTGGCGGCGCGGCGTTGTCCATCAAGTCCATCACCGGCAAGCCGCTCAAGTTTGTCGGCATGGGCGAGCGTCTCAGCGAACTTGAAGTATTTCACCCGGACCGCATTGCGTCCCGGATTCTTGGCATGGGAGACGTGCTGACGCTGATCGAGAAGGCGCAGTCGACCATTGATTCCAAGGAAGCAGAGGCCCTTGAAAGGAAATTCAAGAAGGCCGAATTTGATCTCGAAGATTTTCGCACTCAGATGCGGCGCATCAAGAAGCTTGGTTCCCTTGAGGGCATCATGAAGCTCATTCCGGGCATGGGGCAGATCCGCAAGCAGTTGCAGGACGTGCAGATGCCCGAAAAGGAACTCGGCAAGGTCGAGGCCATGATCAGTTCCATGACCATGGCCGAGCGTCACGAACCGAAGATCATCAACCCCAGCCGCAAGCAGCGTATAGCCAAGGGCAGTGGGGTTACGGTGACCGAGGTTAATCAGCTTCTCAAGAATTTTGAGCAGATGCAGAAGATGATGAAGAAGATGGCAGGCGGCAAGATGCCGTCCATGCCTCAGGGCGGACGCATGCCTGGAATGCCCGGAATGCCTGGGATGGGAGCGATGCCGGGCGGCATGCCCGGGATGCCCGGCGGGATGCCTTCCGGCGGCGGTGGACGAACCGCCGCGGAAGCGGCCAAGCTCAAGGAAAAGCGCAAGAAGGCCAAAAAGCAGCGCAGAAAAAAATAG